The Candidatus Hydrogenedentota bacterium genome window below encodes:
- a CDS encoding arylsulfatase yields the protein MFRLASVHVRAAFAVLVLLAAGLHAHAADRPNIVVIMADDLGFADLGCYGGEIETPRLDALAEAGLRFTQFYNTAKCHSSRVSLLTGLYCDQAGSESLSRGATMAEVLSAAGYRTAMSGKWHLDKQPTDFGFQRYWGHLSGSTNFFTGNDTFRLNGAAWPVPETLNGRPFYTTHAVTDFAIDFLDEMLSAEQPFFLYAAYNAPHYPLHAPEATVRKYDGRYDGGWDALREARHARQLESGLLPATWALSPRPDHIPAWDSLDASERQWEADRMEAYAALVDELDQGVGRLVDHLRAKGVLDNTLILFMSDNGACPFERTRGRYLKPWDPESYWTYDASWALAGNTPFRLYKQNQHEGGISSPLIAHWPAGLKTEPGAITHQPGHLIDVMATALEVSGAAYPPRIGERAIDPLQGKSLMPIFRGEQRAPHETLYFRFNTDRALRQGPWKLVSAKLGRWELYNLDEDRTELHDLAAGHPERVAAMAAEWFRMAAEVERLEGKALAPVGDTLAPLSFRKDTRSGSADGN from the coding sequence ATGTTCCGACTTGCGTCTGTCCATGTCCGCGCCGCGTTCGCGGTCCTCGTCTTGCTGGCCGCCGGCCTCCATGCCCACGCCGCCGATCGCCCCAATATCGTGGTGATCATGGCGGACGACCTGGGCTTTGCCGATCTCGGCTGTTACGGCGGCGAAATCGAGACGCCGCGCCTGGACGCGCTGGCGGAGGCGGGGCTGCGCTTCACCCAGTTCTACAACACCGCCAAGTGCCACTCTTCCAGGGTGTCCCTGCTGACCGGGCTGTATTGCGATCAGGCGGGGAGTGAATCGCTTAGCCGGGGCGCGACGATGGCGGAGGTGCTGTCCGCGGCGGGCTACCGGACCGCCATGTCGGGGAAGTGGCACCTGGACAAACAACCGACCGATTTCGGATTCCAGCGCTACTGGGGCCACCTGTCGGGATCGACGAACTTCTTCACAGGCAACGACACCTTCCGCCTCAATGGCGCCGCGTGGCCCGTGCCGGAGACGCTGAACGGTCGACCGTTTTACACGACGCACGCGGTCACGGATTTCGCCATCGACTTTCTGGATGAAATGCTGTCGGCGGAACAGCCGTTCTTCCTGTACGCCGCGTACAACGCGCCGCACTATCCCCTGCACGCGCCCGAGGCGACGGTCCGGAAGTACGACGGGCGGTACGACGGGGGCTGGGACGCGCTGCGGGAGGCGCGGCACGCGCGGCAGCTTGAAAGCGGGCTCCTGCCGGCAACGTGGGCGCTGAGCCCGCGCCCGGATCATATCCCGGCGTGGGATTCACTGGACGCATCGGAGCGGCAGTGGGAAGCCGACCGGATGGAAGCCTACGCGGCGCTGGTGGACGAACTGGACCAGGGCGTGGGGCGGCTCGTGGATCACCTGCGCGCGAAGGGCGTGCTGGACAACACACTAATCCTCTTCATGTCGGACAACGGGGCGTGCCCCTTCGAGCGGACCCGCGGCCGTTACCTGAAGCCCTGGGATCCGGAATCGTACTGGACCTACGACGCGAGCTGGGCGCTTGCGGGGAACACGCCCTTCCGGCTCTACAAGCAGAACCAGCACGAGGGCGGGATTTCATCGCCGCTGATCGCGCACTGGCCCGCCGGCCTGAAAACCGAACCCGGCGCGATCACGCACCAGCCGGGCCACCTGATCGACGTCATGGCCACCGCGCTGGAGGTCTCCGGCGCGGCGTACCCGCCGCGGATCGGCGAGCGCGCGATTGACCCGCTGCAAGGTAAATCGCTGATGCCAATTTTCCGGGGCGAGCAGCGCGCGCCGCACGAAACCCTCTATTTCCGGTTCAATACGGACCGTGCGCTGCGCCAGGGCCCCTGGAAACTGGTCTCCGCGAAACTCGGCCGCTGGGAGCTGTACAACCTGGACGAGGACCGGACCGAGCTGCACGATCTCGCGGCGGGGCATCCGGAGCGCGTGGCGGCGATGGCCGCCGAATGGTTCCGGATGGCGGCGGAAGTGGAACGGCTCGAAGGCAAGGCCCTTGCGCCTGTGGGCGATACGCTGGCCCCATTGAGCTTTCGCAAAGACACGCGCTCGGGCTCGGCCGACGGCAACTGA
- a CDS encoding PQQ-binding-like beta-propeller repeat protein: MTRRTVLRCLAGLGLILAPPSAPADGDNQDWPAYLGGLDSAQYSSLDQITPENAANLEVAWTYASEGGNPERLGQIQCNPLVIDGVLYGVSPWMKVFALDAATGAERWTFTPENPTKAVCRGFGWWTDGARKRLLYAGGPHLYALDAETGQPVEGFGEQGRVDLSKGLGRDGDGLYVSASSPGVVYRDLYILGFRTNESHPASPGHIRAFNVHTGAIEWIFHTIPQPGEFGHDTWPEGAHERAGGANSWAGMSLDPDRGIVYVPTGSAVFDFHGGDRHGDNLFANTLLALDAATGERKWHFQAVRHDLWDRDLPAPPNLMTVTHGGKTIDAVAQITKSAYVFLFDRETGEPLFPIEDMPAPPSDLEGERAAASQPVPVKPPPFSRHKFGFTDITDVTPESREFVMKRWDVLRKGHPFHPPSREGTLIFPGFDGGGEWGGAAADPESGILYVSASEMPWVLQMVDINALGSDPALQRGAMVYAQQCLFCHGVNREGNAFSMFPPLRGIGDRLARADAETIMRQGKGFMPAFPGMSGEDLQAVLDYVYQADAAGKPGAAPGNEGGEKPAPEYRHTGWNRFVDHLGYPAIKPPWGTLNAIDMNTGEIVWKLVLGDTPALRERGLPQTGAENYGGPVVTKGGVIFIGATKDEMFHVYDKSSGALLWEARLPAGGYATPSVYAVDGVQYVVIAAAGGKMGTKEGDAYVAFRLGAVRGGGD; this comes from the coding sequence ATGACGCGCCGTACGGTGCTTCGTTGCCTGGCCGGGCTGGGCCTGATTCTGGCGCCTCCGAGCGCCCCGGCGGATGGCGACAACCAGGACTGGCCGGCCTACCTGGGCGGTCTGGACAGCGCGCAGTATTCGTCGCTGGACCAGATCACGCCGGAAAACGCCGCGAACCTGGAAGTGGCCTGGACCTACGCGAGCGAGGGCGGGAATCCCGAGCGGCTGGGCCAGATCCAGTGCAACCCGCTGGTCATAGACGGGGTGTTGTATGGCGTGTCGCCGTGGATGAAGGTGTTCGCGCTGGACGCGGCCACCGGCGCGGAGCGATGGACCTTTACGCCGGAGAATCCGACGAAGGCGGTGTGCCGGGGCTTCGGTTGGTGGACGGACGGCGCGCGCAAGCGGCTGCTCTACGCGGGCGGGCCGCACCTGTACGCGCTCGATGCGGAAACGGGGCAACCGGTGGAGGGCTTCGGCGAACAGGGCCGGGTGGACCTGTCGAAGGGCCTGGGGCGCGACGGCGACGGCCTCTACGTCTCCGCCAGCTCGCCCGGCGTGGTCTACCGCGACCTCTATATTCTCGGGTTCCGGACCAATGAGAGCCACCCGGCGTCGCCGGGGCACATCCGCGCCTTCAACGTGCACACGGGGGCGATTGAATGGATCTTCCACACGATCCCGCAGCCCGGCGAGTTCGGGCACGACACGTGGCCCGAGGGCGCGCACGAACGGGCGGGCGGCGCGAACTCCTGGGCGGGGATGAGCCTCGATCCCGATCGCGGCATCGTCTACGTCCCCACGGGATCGGCCGTGTTCGATTTCCACGGCGGCGACCGGCACGGGGACAACCTCTTCGCCAACACGCTGCTCGCGCTGGACGCGGCCACGGGCGAGCGCAAGTGGCACTTCCAGGCGGTGCGGCATGACCTGTGGGACCGCGATCTGCCCGCGCCGCCGAACCTGATGACGGTGACGCATGGCGGGAAGACGATCGACGCCGTGGCGCAGATCACGAAGTCCGCGTATGTGTTTCTGTTCGACCGCGAGACCGGCGAGCCGCTCTTCCCGATTGAGGATATGCCCGCGCCGCCCTCCGATCTCGAGGGCGAGCGGGCGGCGGCCTCCCAGCCCGTCCCCGTGAAACCGCCGCCCTTCTCCCGGCACAAATTCGGCTTCACCGACATCACGGACGTAACGCCGGAATCGAGGGAATTCGTGATGAAGCGGTGGGACGTCCTGCGCAAGGGCCACCCCTTCCATCCGCCGAGCCGCGAGGGCACGCTGATCTTCCCCGGCTTCGATGGCGGGGGCGAATGGGGCGGCGCGGCGGCGGATCCGGAAAGCGGCATCCTTTACGTAAGCGCGAGCGAGATGCCCTGGGTGTTGCAGATGGTGGACATCAACGCCCTGGGCAGTGATCCGGCGTTGCAGCGCGGGGCCATGGTCTACGCGCAACAGTGCCTCTTCTGCCATGGCGTCAACCGCGAGGGCAATGCGTTCAGCATGTTCCCGCCACTGCGGGGAATCGGCGATCGGCTGGCCCGCGCGGATGCGGAGACCATCATGCGGCAGGGCAAGGGCTTTATGCCGGCCTTCCCGGGCATGTCCGGGGAAGATCTCCAGGCGGTGCTGGACTACGTGTACCAGGCCGACGCCGCGGGGAAACCCGGTGCGGCGCCCGGGAACGAGGGCGGGGAGAAGCCCGCGCCGGAATACCGCCACACGGGGTGGAACCGCTTTGTGGATCACCTCGGCTATCCCGCCATCAAGCCGCCCTGGGGAACCCTGAACGCGATCGACATGAACACCGGCGAGATCGTCTGGAAATTGGTGCTCGGCGATACGCCGGCCCTGCGCGAGCGCGGCCTGCCCCAGACCGGCGCGGAGAATTACGGCGGGCCGGTGGTGACGAAAGGCGGCGTCATTTTCATCGGCGCGACGAAGGACGAGATGTTCCACGTGTACGACAAGTCGAGCGGCGCGCTGCTCTGGGAAGCCCGGCTTCCGGCGGGCGGCTATGCAACCCCGAGCGTCTACGCGGTGGACGGGGTGCAGTATGTGGTGATTGCGGCGGCGGGCGGCAAAATGGGCACGAAGGAGGGCGACGCCTACGTGGCGTTCCGGCTGGGTGCGGTGCGCGGCGGCGGAGATTGA
- a CDS encoding isoprenylcysteine carboxylmethyltransferase family protein, whose product MKKTIFMAYGVVAYLAFFATILYMIGFVGGFGVPKDINDGAAAPLGTAIAINLALVLAFAVQHTIMARPAFKRWWTRHYMPKPVERSTFVLVASAILALTFWQWRPIHGEVWRVDAAIGQGALYVLFALGWGLVFYSSFLINHFDLFGLRQVFLYFRKRPYTHIPVKVVSLYKLVRNPLMLGFLIAMWATPTMTAGHLLFAVAMTVYILIGIQFEERTLSKELGDEYRAYRARTPMLLPVPRGAAAGANETNPGLALAGDE is encoded by the coding sequence ATGAAAAAGACAATCTTCATGGCGTACGGCGTGGTGGCGTATCTGGCGTTTTTCGCCACGATTCTGTACATGATCGGGTTCGTGGGCGGTTTCGGCGTGCCCAAGGACATCAACGACGGCGCGGCGGCTCCGCTGGGAACCGCCATCGCAATCAACCTGGCGCTCGTGCTGGCATTCGCCGTGCAACACACCATCATGGCGCGACCCGCTTTCAAGCGGTGGTGGACCCGCCACTACATGCCGAAGCCTGTGGAGCGGAGCACCTTCGTGCTCGTGGCCAGCGCGATCCTTGCGCTCACGTTCTGGCAGTGGCGCCCGATCCACGGCGAGGTGTGGCGCGTTGATGCCGCCATCGGCCAGGGGGCGCTCTACGTGCTCTTTGCGCTGGGCTGGGGGCTGGTTTTCTACTCCTCCTTCCTGATCAACCATTTCGACCTCTTCGGTCTGCGGCAGGTCTTCCTGTACTTTCGGAAGCGGCCGTATACGCATATTCCGGTGAAGGTCGTGTCGCTCTACAAACTCGTGCGGAATCCGCTGATGCTCGGCTTCCTGATCGCGATGTGGGCGACGCCGACGATGACGGCCGGCCACCTGCTCTTTGCGGTGGCGATGACGGTCTACATCCTGATCGGGATCCAGTTTGAGGAGCGCACGCTTTCGAAGGAACTGGGCGACGAGTACCGCGCCTACCGCGCGCGCACGCCGATGTTGCTACCGGTTCCGCGCGGCGCGGCGGCGGGCGCGAACGAAACCAACCCGGGCCTCGCCCTGGCGGGAGACGAATAA
- a CDS encoding lipopolysaccharide biosynthesis protein — MRERFLQGSSYSVGSMIYATAALLLTGKLLTNALTPDQVGQFALLLLCAEGLAILANLGLPASLPKILQALEANPRRDTLSSLFSFQARAAIAAAAAGFGAALLAPRWLPSVEAWLPLPPHLVLLLPLLLVTAALRDFLLAGAAGMHAYAHRAGAIMLIATLQAVFFLVLFLQGAGDPLPFAVSYLFATAGGAALLARVLARTGPVNWAETRGQLRFSAPLFANNVLNFLYLRADTVLVVYFLGLRSAAIYEMARRVPGVVSRFFNAALIPWLPSLTEVLRGGDRARAGALLQEVSVTVAFAGYASTLFVIVVQAPLLRVLFTEDYTAAAPALGPLLVAACLAAQAGILGQALIALERPWWIPAINIALVAASLALNAVLLPRWGLAGAGWSALAAAAISYALQRAAVARAGVPLREGRGLLVHALFLAAWAVPLNRGADPLPVLAAALVYVAACLYLRAVPTGMWRAALPGSAP, encoded by the coding sequence GTGCGCGAGCGATTCCTCCAGGGCTCGTCCTACTCCGTCGGGAGCATGATCTACGCCACGGCGGCCCTGCTCCTGACGGGCAAGCTGCTGACCAACGCGCTAACGCCGGACCAGGTCGGCCAATTCGCCCTGCTGTTGCTGTGCGCCGAGGGCCTGGCCATCCTCGCCAACCTGGGGCTCCCGGCAAGCCTCCCGAAAATCCTCCAGGCGCTGGAAGCCAACCCGCGCCGGGACACCCTCTCCAGCCTTTTCTCCTTTCAGGCCCGGGCGGCCATTGCGGCCGCCGCCGCCGGCTTCGGCGCCGCCCTGCTGGCCCCGCGCTGGCTGCCATCGGTCGAGGCGTGGCTGCCCCTGCCCCCGCACCTCGTGCTCCTGCTGCCCCTCCTTCTCGTCACCGCCGCTCTGCGCGACTTCCTACTCGCGGGCGCCGCGGGCATGCACGCCTACGCGCACCGCGCCGGGGCGATCATGCTGATCGCCACACTCCAGGCGGTGTTCTTCCTGGTGCTCTTCCTCCAGGGCGCCGGCGACCCGCTTCCCTTCGCCGTTTCCTACCTGTTTGCAACCGCCGGCGGCGCGGCGCTGCTCGCCCGCGTGCTGGCACGGACCGGGCCGGTGAACTGGGCCGAGACCCGCGGGCAACTCCGCTTCAGCGCGCCGCTCTTCGCCAACAATGTCCTCAACTTCCTCTACCTGCGCGCGGACACCGTCCTCGTGGTCTATTTTCTCGGCCTGCGCAGCGCCGCGATCTACGAAATGGCGCGGCGCGTGCCCGGGGTGGTGTCCCGGTTTTTCAACGCCGCGCTGATTCCCTGGCTGCCGAGCCTAACCGAGGTGCTGCGCGGCGGTGATCGCGCGCGGGCCGGCGCGCTCCTACAGGAGGTGTCGGTGACGGTGGCCTTTGCCGGATACGCGAGCACCCTGTTCGTGATTGTCGTGCAGGCGCCGCTCCTCCGGGTGCTGTTCACCGAGGACTACACGGCGGCGGCCCCGGCATTGGGCCCGCTGCTCGTCGCGGCGTGTCTGGCCGCGCAGGCGGGCATCCTGGGCCAGGCGCTCATCGCGCTCGAACGCCCCTGGTGGATCCCCGCCATCAACATTGCGCTCGTCGCCGCGAGCCTCGCGCTCAACGCGGTGCTCCTGCCGCGCTGGGGGCTCGCCGGGGCCGGCTGGAGCGCGCTCGCGGCCGCCGCAATCAGCTATGCGCTCCAGCGCGCCGCCGTGGCGCGCGCCGGGGTTCCGCTGCGCGAGGGCCGCGGCCTGCTGGTGCACGCGCTGTTTCTGGCGGCCTGGGCCGTGCCGTTGAACCGGGGCGCGGACCCGCTGCCGGTGCTGGCCGCCGCGCTCGTATATGTGGCGGCTTGCCTCTACTTGCGCGCGGTCCCCACCGGGATGTGGCGGGCCGCCCTGCCGGGATCCGCGCCATGA
- a CDS encoding TetR/AcrR family transcriptional regulator produces the protein MAENGNTSTRERIVDAAVDLFYRQGYQATVVNQIVEEAGVSKPTFYTHFPSKEDLCITYLKTRRDIALQAHRDAIAAAKTPYERFLAPIRVLRDYMASTSYRGCSHYNMLIEITDPESAVVKEVRNFNDAFREMLRDVTLALLESDPQYSALNPAQVADAYYLIFCGGIMFSQEYRATWPLELAETQVKGLVA, from the coding sequence ATGGCTGAAAACGGGAATACCTCGACGCGGGAGAGAATTGTGGACGCAGCAGTGGACTTGTTCTACCGGCAAGGGTACCAGGCGACTGTGGTCAACCAGATCGTGGAAGAGGCCGGGGTCTCCAAGCCGACTTTCTACACGCATTTCCCCTCGAAGGAAGACCTGTGCATTACGTACCTGAAGACGCGCCGGGATATTGCGCTCCAGGCCCACCGGGACGCCATCGCCGCCGCGAAAACGCCGTATGAGCGATTCCTGGCCCCCATTCGCGTGCTCCGGGACTATATGGCCAGCACCAGCTACCGCGGTTGCAGCCACTACAACATGCTTATCGAAATCACGGACCCCGAGAGCGCGGTGGTGAAGGAAGTCCGGAATTTCAACGACGCGTTCCGGGAAATGCTGCGGGATGTGACGCTGGCGTTGCTCGAGTCGGACCCGCAGTACAGCGCGCTCAATCCGGCCCAGGTGGCGGACGCGTATTACCTGATTTTCTGCGGGGGGATCATGTTTTCGCAGGAATACCGGGCGACGTGGCCGCTGGAGCTGGCGGAGACGCAGGTCAAGGGGCTGGTGGCCTAG
- a CDS encoding metallophosphoesterase, whose product MLLQRLHRTAPCAIVFALLSTLALPAQRPALPDDLPLIDRPWTNDSNKFSFAILGDKTSGGEGKWPIYDRAVDAINLLKPDFVITTGDMIPGHMDTRGPWDAEWAEYLAHAERIQAPLFFTVGNHDIANLECYEFWKEDFGRTYYSFDYKGCHFLVFNTEEERIDGRGPAWRAMMDWARADLAAAADARHTFVFFHKPMWDDPRFEQDWAELEAALGDRRFTTVAGHEHYHSTLFKNGNAYVIQSATGGGIRLSDVKAWGGFHSFGFVTVDGDDTSYAVVEPEGGIWPVDIAPAAFRKAITLELVRVDAAPGADFTRDPVALEIIFSLHNVLDQPADIEVYLENPARTGWPAPTGGDTTWSLVEDRLAATRRLDAGETAELRLPLEVPRAALSFPPDVGWRVRLGGHWLEKESMKMVEVTTVPVHPIASYTTPEEVYLVGPFPLGPIDTAHLPAHPEQANPRFHHRFGPEAGYESNATYEGGLEWRRIRPQRAGLVNGNALLGTLDHVAAYVACAVYSPVDQITHAVVGADNFSQTYLNGALVEGGQGFGGAGGFVYPELTLKKGWNTVVVKLINNKADWFLRFLIADPHGDLEFRASAPDS is encoded by the coding sequence ATGCTATTACAACGGCTTCATCGTACCGCGCCCTGCGCCATCGTATTCGCCCTCCTCTCCACCCTGGCGCTCCCCGCACAGCGGCCCGCACTGCCCGATGACCTCCCGCTCATCGATCGCCCCTGGACCAACGATTCAAATAAGTTCAGTTTCGCCATTCTCGGCGACAAGACCAGCGGCGGCGAGGGCAAATGGCCTATCTATGATCGCGCCGTGGACGCCATCAATCTGCTCAAGCCCGATTTCGTGATCACCACCGGCGACATGATCCCCGGGCACATGGACACGCGCGGCCCCTGGGACGCGGAGTGGGCGGAGTACCTGGCCCACGCGGAGCGCATCCAGGCGCCGCTGTTCTTCACCGTGGGCAACCACGACATCGCGAACCTCGAATGTTACGAGTTCTGGAAAGAGGACTTCGGCCGCACCTACTATAGCTTCGATTACAAGGGCTGCCACTTCCTGGTCTTCAACACCGAGGAGGAGCGTATCGACGGGCGGGGACCGGCGTGGCGCGCCATGATGGACTGGGCCAGGGCCGACCTCGCCGCCGCCGCGGACGCGCGCCACACCTTCGTGTTCTTCCACAAACCCATGTGGGACGACCCCCGCTTCGAACAGGACTGGGCCGAGCTCGAGGCGGCCCTGGGCGATCGCCGCTTCACCACCGTCGCCGGGCACGAGCACTACCACAGCACCCTCTTCAAGAACGGCAACGCGTACGTCATCCAGAGCGCCACGGGCGGCGGGATCCGCCTGAGCGACGTGAAGGCCTGGGGCGGATTTCACAGCTTCGGTTTCGTGACCGTCGACGGTGACGATACCTCCTACGCCGTGGTGGAGCCGGAAGGCGGCATCTGGCCGGTGGACATTGCCCCGGCGGCCTTCCGCAAAGCCATCACCCTCGAACTGGTGCGGGTGGACGCGGCGCCGGGCGCGGATTTCACGCGGGACCCGGTGGCGCTCGAGATCATCTTCTCCCTGCACAATGTGCTTGATCAGCCCGCCGATATCGAGGTCTACCTGGAAAATCCCGCGCGAACGGGCTGGCCCGCGCCGACCGGCGGCGACACAACGTGGAGCCTCGTGGAGGACCGCCTCGCGGCAACCCGGCGTCTGGACGCCGGTGAAACGGCCGAACTGCGCCTCCCGCTCGAAGTCCCTCGCGCGGCGTTGTCATTCCCGCCGGATGTGGGCTGGCGCGTGCGCCTGGGCGGCCACTGGCTGGAGAAGGAGAGCATGAAAATGGTCGAGGTGACCACAGTCCCCGTCCATCCAATCGCCAGCTACACGACCCCGGAGGAGGTGTATCTGGTGGGCCCCTTCCCGCTCGGCCCGATCGATACCGCCCACCTCCCGGCGCATCCCGAACAAGCGAATCCGCGCTTCCACCACCGCTTTGGTCCCGAAGCCGGGTACGAATCCAACGCCACCTACGAGGGCGGGCTTGAATGGCGCCGCATCCGCCCCCAGCGCGCCGGCCTGGTGAACGGCAACGCGCTCCTGGGCACCCTCGACCACGTGGCCGCCTATGTCGCCTGCGCGGTCTACTCGCCCGTGGACCAGATCACGCACGCCGTGGTGGGGGCGGACAACTTCTCGCAGACCTACCTGAACGGCGCGCTGGTCGAAGGCGGCCAGGGCTTCGGCGGCGCGGGCGGCTTCGTGTATCCCGAACTCACCCTGAAGAAAGGCTGGAACACCGTCGTTGTCAAACTTATCAACAACAAGGCCGACTGGTTTCTGCGTTTCCTGATTGCCGACCCCCACGGCGACCTCGAATTCCGCGCAAGCGCGCCGGATTCCTGA
- a CDS encoding glycosyltransferase family 4 protein has protein sequence MIVLGIDGRLANEEERSGAGRFCRELLYALGFLTDCGVRLRIYLDRPPVPGFDPRRATLITLPAGRFWTHRLLARELRQSPPDVFFSPVAQLPVLCPCPAIVTVLDLAARTHPESFPAKKRIAMRVQADHAIRRASRLLAISEATARDVEDTYRLPRDRVTVAYPGCAEEFFEAKPHPSGSGTILDSLPERYVLHLGQVQPRKNLERLMAAYARVCRRHPGMPHDLVIAGGQGWRNEEIYRAARTSPVAHRIHYFDFLPDYLIPPLVAGADVLALVSLSEGFGLPALEAMAAGTAVLASNSSSLPEVVGDAGVLVDPLDTEAIADGLERLLYDAAQRMICEELGRARARRFTWEKTAQIVADAALQLAGPRTGDPG, from the coding sequence ATGATCGTCCTCGGCATCGATGGCCGCCTGGCGAACGAGGAGGAGCGCTCCGGCGCGGGCCGATTCTGCCGCGAGCTGCTCTACGCGCTGGGTTTTCTCACGGACTGCGGCGTGCGTCTGCGCATCTACCTCGACCGCCCGCCTGTGCCCGGATTCGACCCCCGGCGCGCCACCCTCATCACCCTGCCGGCGGGCCGGTTCTGGACGCACCGCCTGCTGGCCCGCGAATTGCGCCAATCGCCGCCGGACGTCTTCTTCTCGCCGGTGGCGCAATTGCCGGTGCTGTGCCCCTGTCCCGCGATCGTGACCGTGCTTGATCTGGCCGCGCGCACGCATCCGGAGAGTTTTCCGGCTAAGAAGCGCATCGCCATGCGCGTGCAGGCGGATCACGCCATCCGGCGGGCCAGCCGCCTCCTGGCGATCAGTGAAGCGACCGCGCGCGATGTTGAGGATACGTATCGCCTGCCGCGCGACCGCGTCACGGTCGCGTACCCCGGATGCGCGGAAGAATTCTTCGAAGCGAAGCCGCACCCGTCCGGTTCCGGCACGATACTGGACTCGCTCCCGGAGCGCTACGTGCTCCACCTGGGCCAGGTGCAGCCGCGCAAGAACCTCGAACGGCTGATGGCGGCCTATGCGCGCGTCTGCCGCCGGCATCCCGGCATGCCGCACGATCTGGTCATTGCCGGCGGGCAGGGCTGGCGGAACGAGGAAATCTACCGCGCCGCGCGTACGTCGCCGGTGGCCCACCGCATCCACTACTTCGACTTTCTCCCGGATTACCTCATACCGCCGCTTGTCGCCGGGGCCGATGTGCTTGCGCTGGTCTCGCTTTCCGAGGGTTTTGGCCTTCCGGCGCTGGAGGCCATGGCCGCCGGCACGGCGGTCCTCGCCTCGAACAGCTCCTCGCTCCCCGAAGTGGTCGGCGACGCCGGGGTTCTGGTGGATCCCCTCGACACCGAGGCCATCGCGGACGGCCTGGAGCGGCTGCTCTACGACGCCGCCCAGCGCATGATCTGCGAGGAACTCGGCCGCGCCCGCGCCCGCCGCTTTACCTGGGAGAAGACCGCGCAAATCGTGGCGGACGCCGCCCTGCAACTCGCCGGACCGCGCACCGGCGACCCCGGCTGA
- a CDS encoding SGNH/GDSL hydrolase family protein, protein MIHAPRAFALIVLLAAGPFPALAEAGPVRLLLPPVIPAAPGVEANLYFENVVLALNPANYAFDVDCEKGQQLAERWTFTPGPEDAGSYPLTLTVRNAGNQIVAEATSRVVVSPPNAGQGQALSVLLVGDSLTHASIYSRTLLDHGARPETPDLRLVGSHAPKPDQPGNRHEGYGGWTAARFATHFTDAPRDAPYRDRSSPFVYRNPAGDLGIDFARYCADHLEGQAPDIVTVFLGCNDTFGANDGTIEATIDGMFAHMDALIAAIQGFAPGARIGLIAPVPPAASQDAFGANYRNGQTRWQYRRNQHRVVERMAATYGAREDEGISLIPAYLNLDCARNYPGAMAAANARAEEEAFRQNDGVHPAASGYQQIGDSIFAWIAGGLAP, encoded by the coding sequence ATGATTCATGCTCCGCGCGCATTCGCGCTTATCGTGCTGTTGGCTGCGGGGCCGTTCCCGGCACTGGCGGAGGCGGGTCCGGTTCGGTTGTTGCTCCCCCCGGTCATTCCCGCCGCGCCGGGCGTCGAGGCCAACCTGTATTTCGAGAACGTCGTGCTGGCGCTGAATCCAGCGAATTACGCGTTTGACGTGGATTGCGAAAAGGGTCAGCAGCTTGCGGAGCGCTGGACCTTTACACCCGGTCCGGAGGATGCCGGAAGCTACCCGCTGACCCTGACCGTCCGCAATGCCGGGAACCAGATCGTTGCCGAAGCGACGTCCCGCGTCGTGGTGTCCCCGCCAAATGCGGGCCAGGGGCAGGCGCTTTCGGTCCTGCTGGTGGGCGACAGCCTGACGCATGCGTCGATCTACTCGCGTACGCTGCTGGATCACGGCGCGCGCCCGGAAACACCCGACCTGCGGCTCGTGGGCTCGCACGCGCCAAAGCCGGATCAACCCGGGAACCGTCACGAGGGGTACGGGGGCTGGACGGCCGCGCGCTTCGCCACCCACTTCACGGACGCCCCGCGGGACGCGCCGTATCGCGACCGTTCAAGCCCCTTCGTCTACCGGAACCCGGCGGGCGATCTCGGGATCGATTTCGCGCGCTATTGCGCGGACCACCTGGAAGGCCAGGCGCCGGATATCGTGACGGTATTTCTGGGGTGCAACGATACCTTCGGCGCGAACGACGGCACGATCGAGGCGACCATCGACGGGATGTTCGCGCATATGGACGCGCTCATCGCCGCCATCCAGGGCTTTGCGCCCGGCGCGCGGATTGGCCTGATCGCGCCCGTGCCGCCAGCGGCGTCGCAGGACGCCTTCGGCGCGAACTACCGCAATGGCCAGACCCGCTGGCAGTACCGGCGCAACCAGCACCGCGTGGTGGAGCGTATGGCGGCGACTTATGGCGCGCGGGAAGACGAGGGGATCTCCCTGATCCCGGCGTACCTCAACCTCGACTGCGCGCGGAACTATCCCGGCGCCATGGCCGCGGCCAACGCGCGTGCGGAAGAAGAGGCGTTCCGCCAGAATGACGGCGTGCACCCGGCGGCGTCCGGCTACCAGCAGATCGGGGATTCCATCTTCGCGTGGATTGCCGGGGGATTGGCCCCATGA